From one Bacteroidota bacterium genomic stretch:
- a CDS encoding ComF family protein, whose translation MPSAAIKQYTQGFVSLFYPSLCAACNAALVKNERSICTACHLTLPRSGDELFPNENPVAKVFWGRLKLEAAVSCYLFSQGGNVQELIHRLKYNGRRDAGIVSGRIFGNELKELTPFNNASLVIPVPLHYKKLRKRGYNQAACFGEGLAEGLEIPMKENILLRLDATDTQTRKSREARWKNVEDVFVVREKEKLEGKHLILVDDVITTGATIEACAIPLLKIEGVKLSVVSLASARD comes from the coding sequence ATGCCATCGGCTGCCATCAAACAATATACACAGGGCTTTGTTAGTCTTTTTTATCCTTCACTCTGTGCGGCGTGCAATGCTGCGCTGGTAAAGAATGAAAGATCTATTTGCACGGCTTGTCATTTGACTCTTCCGCGCTCGGGCGATGAGCTTTTCCCCAATGAAAATCCGGTGGCAAAAGTTTTCTGGGGCCGGTTGAAACTCGAAGCGGCCGTTTCGTGTTACCTGTTTTCGCAGGGAGGAAATGTGCAGGAACTAATCCATCGTCTGAAATACAACGGAAGGCGTGATGCGGGAATTGTGTCCGGAAGAATTTTTGGAAATGAACTGAAAGAATTAACGCCGTTTAACAACGCTTCATTGGTAATTCCGGTTCCTCTGCATTATAAAAAATTAAGAAAACGAGGATACAACCAGGCGGCCTGTTTCGGGGAAGGACTTGCAGAAGGGCTTGAAATTCCAATGAAAGAAAATATTTTATTGCGATTGGATGCAACCGATACACAAACAAGAAAAAGCCGTGAAGCGCGGTGGAAAAATGTGGAAGATGTTTTTGTGGTAAGAGAAAAAGAAAAATTAGAAGGGAAACATCTCATTCTTGTGGATGATGTGATCACCACCGGCGCGACAATCGAAGCGTGCGCAATTCCCTTACTGAAAATTGAAGGCGTTAAATTGTCGGTGGTTTCACTGGCATCTGCCAGAGATTGA
- a CDS encoding tetratricopeptide repeat protein: MKFIRPAVFFLILLPCLIPGNISAQTKMIDSLQNALHSVKSDSAYVEVLLHLSKEYMSVDSSVQSRKNAEHALAVAQGAHYMRGIFQATSDLGTIYLDLGDYTKALEMEFKCLAYADSSNDLVKIAATNNSIGIIYWYQSNLDKALEYYMKALDIQKQRKDTVGISGSLNNIGIVCKNKGDTAKALFYYRQALDLSMRVNNKRGMANTYNNLGALFELRNDLDRALNYFQRSLYIRQEINDKIGISTSLTNIGDLYLAKKEYEKAEQYELDGLGISREIGDLEGIKAACSSLSEIYAGMKDGMKALKFYQEYIAARDSLSNEEGKHNMEKMEMRFQYENDKLALKKDTEKQQALAESEKRKQGFIIIAVSAGLVMVLIFLAFILNRFRLTRRQKQIIEKQKVIVEEKNEEITASIQYAKRIQESHLPTEKFIEKTLKRLRGGE, encoded by the coding sequence ATGAAATTCATCCGGCCAGCTGTATTTTTTCTGATCCTGCTTCCCTGTCTTATTCCGGGAAATATTTCTGCGCAAACCAAAATGATCGATTCGCTGCAGAATGCGCTGCATAGTGTAAAAAGTGATTCTGCTTACGTGGAAGTATTGCTGCATCTCTCGAAAGAATACATGAGCGTCGATAGTTCCGTTCAATCGAGAAAAAATGCCGAGCACGCACTTGCGGTGGCGCAGGGCGCACACTACATGCGCGGAATTTTCCAGGCCACTTCCGATCTCGGAACAATTTATCTTGATCTCGGCGATTACACGAAAGCGCTGGAAATGGAATTCAAATGTCTCGCTTATGCCGACAGTTCGAATGACCTGGTGAAGATCGCTGCAACGAATAACTCCATTGGAATTATTTACTGGTACCAGTCGAACCTGGATAAAGCGCTCGAGTATTACATGAAAGCGCTCGACATTCAGAAACAACGCAAAGACACGGTTGGAATTTCGGGATCGCTGAATAACATTGGCATCGTTTGTAAGAATAAAGGCGATACTGCAAAAGCGCTTTTCTATTATCGCCAGGCGCTTGATCTGAGTATGCGCGTGAATAATAAAAGAGGAATGGCCAACACTTATAATAATCTCGGCGCCTTATTTGAATTGAGAAACGATCTTGATCGCGCACTGAATTATTTTCAGCGTTCACTTTACATCCGCCAGGAGATCAATGATAAGATCGGCATTTCCACATCGCTCACCAACATCGGTGATCTTTACCTTGCTAAAAAAGAATATGAGAAAGCCGAGCAGTATGAACTCGACGGACTCGGTATTTCAAGGGAGATCGGCGATCTCGAAGGAATAAAAGCGGCCTGCAGTTCACTCAGCGAAATTTATGCGGGAATGAAAGACGGAATGAAAGCGCTGAAGTTTTATCAGGAATATATTGCTGCGCGCGATTCGCTTTCGAACGAAGAAGGAAAACACAATATGGAAAAAATGGAAATGCGTTTCCAGTATGAGAATGATAAACTCGCATTGAAAAAAGACACGGAGAAACAACAGGCGCTTGCAGAATCGGAAAAAAGAAAACAGGGATTCATCATCATCGCCGTATCGGCCGGGCTTGTCATGGTGCTTATTTTTCTCGCATTCATCCTGAATCGTTTCCGTTTAACCCGCCGTCAGAAACAGATCATCGAAAAACAAAAAGTGATCGTGGAAGAAAAAAATGAGGAGATCACCGCAAGTATTCAGTACGCAAAACGGATACAGGAATCGCACCTGCCCACCGAAAAATTCATTGAGAAAACGCTGAAGCGGCTAAGGGGTGGTGAGTAG
- a CDS encoding 2OG-Fe(II) oxygenase: MPIIKPLKNLPPLKRSELNHEFADYVWYKNLFKDDEVEAIRAMWDEEKVIDAKVNESGKQSEKENLRKSKIIFLPPGPDTDWIYDRLALACKQANANRYKFDIAGYQTELQLAKYSEGHFFDWHMDFGAGDVSNRKLSITVQLCDENEYEGGDLQFMINQDPFTATKSKGTAIIFPSFGLHRVTPVTKGTRMSIVGWIAGPHYR; the protein is encoded by the coding sequence ATGCCGATAATCAAACCGCTGAAAAATCTTCCGCCACTCAAACGCAGTGAACTCAACCATGAATTTGCCGATTATGTCTGGTACAAAAATCTTTTTAAAGACGATGAAGTGGAAGCGATCCGCGCGATGTGGGATGAAGAAAAAGTGATCGATGCTAAAGTGAATGAATCGGGAAAACAATCGGAAAAAGAAAATCTGCGCAAGTCGAAAATTATTTTCCTTCCGCCCGGGCCAGACACCGACTGGATCTATGATCGCCTCGCGCTCGCATGCAAGCAGGCGAATGCGAACCGCTACAAGTTCGACATCGCCGGTTATCAAACCGAATTGCAACTGGCGAAATACAGTGAAGGACATTTTTTCGACTGGCACATGGATTTCGGCGCAGGCGATGTATCGAACCGCAAACTTTCCATTACCGTTCAGTTGTGCGATGAAAATGAATATGAAGGAGGCGATTTACAATTTATGATCAACCAGGATCCTTTCACCGCAACAAAATCAAAAGGAACTGCAATTATTTTTCCTTCTTTCGGATTGCATCGCGTTACGCCGGTCACCAAAGGAACAAGAATGTCAATTGTGGGATGGATAGCAGGGCCGCATTACCGTTAG
- a CDS encoding alkaline phosphatase family protein has product MKNILKIVFLFAGLCFITTCRRDTQTGPQYKTKHVIVIVVDGARYSETWGDSTQQYIPFRRGQLYNEGVVLNNFRNNGYTWTSAGHDAMCTGYYEPLDNGGNQLPQYPSMFQYYRKATGAPMEKTWVITSKDKLFVLANCRDASMQSLYTPSYDCGVAGPFTGYRHDSITYQKIISTFTQYHPDLMLVNFREPDWSGHQGVWANYTAGIVSTDHYIALIWNYLQNDPYYKGTTTLIVTNDHGRHLDNVYDGFVSHGDGCEGCRHIEFIAAGPDFRHGETLNYDYEQIDIPKTIAELMQFDMPTGNGKVMRELFK; this is encoded by the coding sequence ATGAAGAACATCCTCAAAATTGTTTTTCTTTTTGCCGGGTTGTGTTTTATCACAACCTGCAGGCGTGATACGCAAACAGGCCCGCAATACAAAACCAAACACGTGATCGTGATCGTGGTCGATGGAGCGCGCTATTCGGAAACCTGGGGCGACAGTACGCAGCAGTATATTCCTTTCCGCCGCGGGCAATTGTATAATGAAGGAGTAGTACTTAACAATTTCCGCAACAACGGTTACACGTGGACGAGCGCGGGGCATGATGCGATGTGCACGGGTTACTATGAGCCACTTGACAATGGCGGAAATCAATTGCCGCAATATCCATCCATGTTCCAGTATTACCGCAAAGCAACGGGAGCGCCAATGGAAAAAACATGGGTCATCACTTCGAAAGATAAATTATTTGTGCTTGCTAATTGCCGTGATGCATCAATGCAGAGTTTGTACACGCCAAGTTACGATTGCGGAGTAGCAGGGCCATTCACCGGTTACCGCCACGATTCAATTACGTATCAGAAGATCATCAGCACATTCACTCAATATCATCCTGATCTTATGCTTGTGAATTTCCGCGAACCGGACTGGTCGGGCCACCAGGGAGTATGGGCGAATTACACAGCGGGAATTGTGAGTACCGATCATTACATCGCGCTCATCTGGAATTATCTTCAGAATGATCCGTATTACAAAGGCACCACCACTTTAATTGTTACCAATGATCATGGCCGCCATCTCGATAATGTGTATGATGGATTTGTTTCACATGGCGACGGATGCGAAGGTTGCCGCCATATTGAATTCATTGCTGCAGGACCCGATTTCCGTCATGGCGAAACATTGAATTATGATTATGAGCAAATAGATATTCCGAAAACAATTGCAGAGTTGATGCAATTCGATATGCCGACGGGGAATGGAAAAGTGATGAGGGAATTATTCAAATAG
- a CDS encoding gliding motility lipoprotein GldH has protein sequence MRTRFFFLFPFLVIALFSCDDKLLFEQNQEVNGTAWDVKQHLVFDFDVPDTVTKYNFYFNIRNTDEYPFSNIYVFFHTKFPNGKMGNDTVEFPLADETGHWLGKGQGDLHDCRLVFRQGVRFPLAGKYHMEVEQAMRMEELPGIKNVGIRIARAE, from the coding sequence ATGAGAACGCGATTTTTTTTTCTGTTTCCATTTTTAGTTATTGCACTTTTCAGTTGCGACGACAAATTACTTTTTGAACAGAACCAGGAAGTGAACGGCACAGCGTGGGATGTGAAGCAGCATCTTGTTTTTGATTTTGATGTTCCGGACACCGTCACGAAATACAATTTCTATTTCAACATACGCAACACCGACGAATATCCTTTCAGTAATATTTATGTTTTCTTCCACACAAAATTTCCCAATGGGAAAATGGGAAATGATACGGTAGAATTTCCATTGGCAGATGAAACGGGTCACTGGTTGGGAAAAGGGCAAGGCGACCTGCACGATTGTCGTTTGGTTTTCCGCCAGGGCGTTCGTTTTCCACTTGCCGGAAAATATCACATGGAAGTGGAGCAGGCCATGCGTATGGAAGAGTTGCCGGGAATAAAAAATGTGGGAATAAGGATAGCAAGAGCGGAGTGA
- a CDS encoding class I SAM-dependent methyltransferase, translating into MNVNHWDNLAKTFEKDITSSLHDDKTETLFKTLKKYISKKDVVADYGCGVGGFVPFLSSISKFVSASDFSPKCIAVASRKHRKIKNAEFFVHDLTKPLKKKMRCGCRCECADLTST; encoded by the coding sequence ATGAATGTTAATCACTGGGACAACCTCGCTAAAACTTTTGAAAAAGACATCACGAGTTCATTGCACGACGATAAAACGGAAACACTTTTTAAAACGCTGAAAAAATATATTTCGAAAAAAGATGTGGTTGCCGATTATGGTTGTGGTGTAGGCGGATTCGTTCCTTTTCTTTCTTCCATTTCAAAATTTGTTTCGGCAAGCGATTTTTCTCCGAAGTGCATTGCAGTTGCTTCGCGCAAACACCGGAAAATTAAAAACGCAGAATTCTTTGTACACGATCTCACCAAACCGCTGAAAAAAAAAATGCGATGTGGCTGTCGCTGCGAATGTGCTGATCTCACATCAACCTGA
- the xth gene encoding exodeoxyribonuclease III, with product MKKIISYNVNGIRAALNKGWIDWVKKNSPDIILLQEIKAEPGQLDLSVFENAGYKHCYWNPAEKKGYSGVAILSKTKPDHIEIGSGNKKYDSEGRMLRADYGDVSVMSLYLPSGTTGDVRQDFKYEFMDFFQQYIDKLKKKRMKLIIGGDWNICHKPIDIHNPVSNAKSSGFLPEERAWIGKFINSGFIDSFRHYHPEPHQYTWWTFRANARARNLGWRIDYHMISAALEKQLRSASIMPEVKHSDHCPISVEVEF from the coding sequence ATGAAAAAAATTATATCCTACAATGTAAATGGCATTCGTGCTGCGCTCAATAAAGGATGGATAGACTGGGTAAAAAAAAATTCGCCTGATATTATTCTTCTTCAGGAAATAAAAGCGGAGCCGGGACAGCTCGATCTTTCTGTTTTCGAAAATGCAGGATACAAACATTGCTACTGGAATCCGGCAGAAAAAAAAGGATACAGCGGTGTGGCTATTCTTTCAAAAACAAAACCCGATCATATTGAAATCGGTTCTGGAAATAAAAAATACGATTCGGAAGGAAGAATGCTGCGCGCCGATTATGGCGATGTTTCAGTGATGAGTTTATACCTCCCCTCCGGTACAACGGGCGATGTGCGCCAGGATTTCAAATATGAATTCATGGATTTTTTTCAGCAGTACATTGACAAGCTGAAGAAAAAAAGGATGAAGCTCATCATTGGCGGAGACTGGAACATCTGCCACAAACCGATCGACATTCACAATCCGGTGAGCAATGCAAAATCATCCGGTTTTCTTCCCGAAGAAAGAGCGTGGATCGGAAAATTCATTAACAGCGGATTCATTGATTCATTCCGTCATTATCATCCCGAACCACATCAGTACACGTGGTGGACTTTCCGCGCGAATGCACGTGCGCGTAATCTCGGGTGGCGCATCGATTATCACATGATCAGTGCTGCATTGGAAAAACAATTGCGATCAGCTTCCATTATGCCCGAAGTAAAACATTCTGATCATTGCCCCATTTCAGTGGAAGTGGAATTCTGA
- a CDS encoding helix-turn-helix transcriptional regulator, whose product MKALPFKIPLNGDSTIIVEEEIEQYFYTYLHQHNEVQLTWILKGEGTLLAGNYTGHFGSGDIFWFGPNQPHVFRCDPIYFTNKNWLKAQSISVYFDVSETKNILANLPELEGLKQFAVRSVRGFRIEPDDYVAMTEAFLRIRVQSGIQKLTAFLQLMDLALNHSKHLPLSDEPVGHQLTEKEGSRMHSIYDFTLKNFSKEVSVGNAAEVVHMTPEAFCRFFKKHTRKTYVTFLNEVRVEQACRKLKSADDKLVAEIAYACGFGNVSHFNRVFRKVTGKTPREYQAHAAARERVR is encoded by the coding sequence ATGAAAGCACTTCCCTTCAAAATTCCACTTAATGGCGATAGTACGATCATCGTGGAAGAAGAGATCGAGCAGTATTTTTACACCTATCTCCATCAGCATAATGAAGTGCAGCTAACGTGGATCCTCAAAGGTGAAGGAACATTACTTGCCGGAAATTACACCGGCCATTTTGGTTCGGGAGATATTTTTTGGTTCGGCCCCAATCAGCCGCACGTTTTCCGTTGCGATCCTATTTATTTCACCAACAAAAACTGGCTGAAAGCGCAGAGTATTTCCGTTTACTTCGACGTTTCTGAAACAAAAAATATTCTTGCCAATCTTCCGGAACTGGAAGGCCTCAAACAATTTGCTGTTCGTTCTGTGCGCGGATTCAGAATTGAGCCGGATGATTATGTGGCAATGACCGAAGCGTTCCTGCGCATACGCGTGCAGAGTGGAATCCAGAAACTCACTGCATTTCTCCAACTGATGGATCTTGCACTCAATCACAGCAAACATCTTCCGCTTTCCGATGAACCCGTTGGCCACCAGCTCACGGAAAAAGAAGGATCGCGTATGCATTCCATTTACGATTTCACTTTAAAAAATTTCAGCAAAGAAGTGAGTGTGGGTAACGCCGCCGAAGTCGTGCACATGACGCCCGAAGCATTTTGCCGCTTCTTTAAAAAGCATACACGCAAAACGTATGTTACTTTTCTCAATGAAGTGCGGGTGGAACAGGCGTGCCGGAAATTAAAATCGGCCGACGATAAACTCGTTGCAGAAATTGCCTACGCCTGCGGATTCGGAAATGTATCACACTTCAATCGCGTGTTCCGGAAAGTAACGGGCAAAACTCCGCGCGAATACCAGGCGCATGCGGCCGCAAGGGAAAGAGTACGGTAA
- a CDS encoding glycine--tRNA ligase — translation MANQEDLFKNIISHSKEYGFIFPSSEIYDGLSAVYDYGQYGAELKKNIREYWWRAMVQLHENIVGIDAAIFMHPTIWKASGHVDAFNDPLIDNKDSKKRYRADVLIEDAMAKVEDKIKKEVEKAAKRFENFDEKMFRSTNARVVEYQKKIDDTNARFKAAMEANDMEAMKQIIIDLEIVCPVSGSRNWTDVRQFNLMFATQLGSVAEDSNTIYLRPETAQGIFVNFLNVQKTGRMKIPFGIAQTGKAFRNEIVARQFIFRMREFEQMEMQFFVRPGTESEWYEKWKAARMNWHRSLGFPENKYRFHDHLKLAHYAKAACDIEFEFPFGFKELEGIHSRSDFDLRQHEQFSGKKLQYFDPELNQSYVPYVVETSIGLDRMFLAMLSHAYTEEKLNDGSERVVMNFPAFLAPIKAAILPLVNKDGLPEKANEIIGLLKFDHLITSEEKDSIGKRYRRQDAIGTPYCITVDHQTLTDNTVTIRERDTMKQERMAIEQLPKIIEEKVSMKNVLRKL, via the coding sequence ATGGCCAATCAGGAAGATCTTTTCAAAAATATTATTTCTCATTCGAAGGAATACGGATTTATTTTTCCATCGAGCGAAATTTACGACGGGCTCAGCGCAGTTTATGATTATGGCCAATATGGAGCGGAACTGAAAAAAAATATCCGCGAATACTGGTGGAGAGCCATGGTGCAGCTTCACGAAAATATTGTGGGAATAGATGCGGCCATTTTCATGCATCCAACCATTTGGAAAGCTTCCGGCCACGTGGATGCATTCAACGATCCGCTCATTGATAATAAAGATTCTAAAAAACGGTATCGCGCCGATGTGCTGATAGAAGATGCGATGGCGAAAGTGGAAGACAAAATAAAAAAGGAAGTAGAGAAAGCTGCGAAACGTTTCGAGAATTTCGATGAGAAAATGTTTCGCTCCACGAATGCGCGTGTGGTGGAATACCAGAAAAAAATTGACGATACCAATGCGCGTTTCAAAGCTGCGATGGAAGCGAATGATATGGAGGCGATGAAACAGATCATCATCGATCTTGAAATTGTTTGTCCGGTAAGCGGAAGCCGCAACTGGACTGATGTGCGTCAATTCAATTTAATGTTCGCTACACAACTTGGATCTGTTGCTGAAGATTCGAATACGATTTATCTCCGTCCGGAAACTGCGCAGGGAATTTTTGTGAATTTTCTCAATGTGCAGAAAACGGGACGAATGAAAATTCCGTTCGGCATTGCACAAACAGGAAAAGCGTTCCGAAATGAAATTGTTGCGCGGCAATTTATTTTCCGCATGCGCGAATTCGAACAGATGGAAATGCAGTTCTTCGTGAGGCCCGGAACAGAAAGCGAATGGTATGAAAAATGGAAAGCGGCACGAATGAACTGGCACCGCTCATTGGGATTTCCGGAAAACAAATATCGTTTTCATGATCATCTCAAACTCGCGCATTATGCAAAAGCGGCATGCGATATTGAATTTGAATTTCCATTCGGATTCAAGGAATTGGAAGGAATTCATTCGAGAAGTGATTTTGATCTTCGGCAGCACGAACAATTCTCCGGAAAAAAATTACAATACTTCGACCCGGAACTGAATCAAAGTTACGTTCCGTACGTTGTGGAAACTTCCATCGGGCTCGACCGCATGTTTCTCGCTATGCTCTCGCACGCATACACGGAAGAAAAACTTAATGACGGGAGCGAACGCGTGGTAATGAATTTTCCTGCATTTCTCGCACCCATCAAAGCAGCCATTCTTCCATTGGTGAATAAAGATGGATTGCCCGAAAAAGCAAATGAGATCATCGGCCTTTTAAAATTCGATCACCTCATCACGTCAGAAGAAAAAGATTCTATCGGAAAACGTTATCGCCGCCAGGATGCCATAGGAACGCCATACTGCATCACCGTCGATCACCAGACTTTAACTGACAACACAGTTACCATTCGTGAAAGAGATACGATGAAACAGGAACGAATGGCCATTGAACAATTACCGAAAATCATTGAAGAAAAAGTGAGCATGAAAAATGTACTGAGAAAATTGTAA
- a CDS encoding DNA polymerase III subunit delta: MFRDVIGHEEVKQRLVQSVLQKRISHAQLFFGKEGAGALPLALAYAQYIHCTNRTENDSCGECSSCKKHKNFVHPDVHFVYPIAISKDIRVSAHLIRQWREALNENPYITLDEWFDKLDAKNKQPVIAVDESAEILRKLSLTSYEGEFKIMIIWEAEKMNAAAANKLLKIIEEPPDKTLFILTTAEEDQLLRTIVSRTQLIKIPPITDSDMRSALMQRFSLSSVDAEKMTFQADGSFAAAKEILDRNEHAAFNLSTFQKWMRACLKFDALRILPLVEQLAGEKRERQKQFIQYALELVRESLIMNYGDSTLVRLSGEELEFITKFSPFIHAANGKYFIEMFDTAVQHLERNGNPKMIFMDISFKANELLNIPKPEAV; this comes from the coding sequence ATGTTCCGCGATGTAATAGGTCATGAAGAAGTTAAACAACGGCTGGTGCAATCTGTTCTGCAGAAAAGAATCAGCCATGCACAACTTTTTTTCGGAAAAGAAGGCGCGGGCGCACTTCCGCTCGCACTCGCATACGCGCAATACATTCATTGTACCAACAGAACAGAAAACGATTCGTGCGGCGAATGTTCATCATGTAAAAAACACAAAAACTTCGTTCATCCCGATGTACATTTCGTTTACCCGATTGCTATTTCGAAAGATATTCGCGTAAGCGCACACCTGATCAGGCAATGGAGAGAAGCACTGAATGAAAATCCGTACATCACACTCGACGAATGGTTCGATAAACTGGATGCGAAAAATAAACAGCCGGTTATTGCGGTAGATGAAAGTGCGGAGATCCTGCGCAAATTAAGTCTCACATCTTACGAGGGAGAATTCAAGATCATGATCATCTGGGAAGCGGAGAAAATGAATGCTGCCGCCGCCAATAAATTACTCAAGATCATAGAAGAGCCGCCCGACAAAACACTTTTCATTCTCACTACTGCCGAAGAAGACCAGTTGTTGCGCACCATTGTGTCGCGCACACAACTCATAAAAATTCCACCGATCACCGACAGTGATATGCGTTCTGCACTGATGCAGCGTTTTTCTCTTTCGTCCGTTGATGCGGAAAAGATGACCTTCCAGGCCGACGGAAGTTTTGCCGCTGCAAAAGAAATTCTCGATCGCAATGAACACGCTGCGTTCAATCTTTCCACTTTCCAGAAATGGATGCGGGCGTGTTTGAAATTCGATGCGCTCCGGATTTTACCATTGGTGGAACAGCTCGCTGGAGAAAAACGTGAACGGCAGAAACAATTCATCCAGTACGCACTTGAACTTGTCCGCGAATCGCTCATCATGAATTACGGCGACTCCACGCTCGTGCGACTGTCGGGAGAAGAACTTGAATTCATCACAAAATTTTCACCATTCATTCATGCGGCCAATGGAAAATATTTCATCGAGATGTTTGACACCGCGGTTCAGCATTTGGAGCGCAATGGAAATCCGAAAATGATCTTCATGGACATTTCTTTCAAAGCAAATGAACTCCTCAACATTCCCAAGCCGGAGGCGGTTTAA